The Fimbriimonadaceae bacterium nucleotide sequence ACACCTGGTTCGGGCCGCAGACGAAGAAGATCGAGCCCATGCTGACGAACAGCAGGAGGCCGAAGGCCGCGAAGGCCCCGAGAATGATGCCGACGATGATCGGGATGTTCACTTTCCACCTTCCTTCCCGCGGACCGTCGCGGGGATGTCGATTCCGGTCGTCTTTTCGATCGCCTCAAAGACCGATCCCAGCATCTCCGGGTATGCCGCGATGTAATTCGGCAGGGTGCGCCCGTCGCCGGAGTCGATCACGTTGAGGCTCTGGACCTCGATCCGCTTGACCCCGTCGACCGCCGCCTGGATCAGTTTCTCAAGGTCTTCAATCACGGCGATCTGCTTCGCGCTCGGGCCCGCCTTCGACCACGCCTCATGGAGAAGGTCGAGCGCTTCGCTCACCGCCCGGCCGCGCTCGCGAATGAGCGCCGCGCGCCCGCGCGCCTTGAACTCTTCGGCTTGGCGCGCCGCTTCCGACGGCAAGACCTGGTCAGCCTGCAGGCGCAAAGTTTCGAGCTGGGAACGGACTTCCTGGAGCTTTTGCTCCGCCTTGGCACGCGCTTCGCGCGCAGCCGCCGTCGTGCGCTCCTCTTCGGAATCCACCCGGGATTTGAGGTCGGCCTGGATCGTCCGCAGCTCGTTCTTCAAACGCGCCGCTTTCGCCTGGCATTCTGCCGCGACAACCTTGGCCCGGCCGATGGCCTCAGCCTCCGCTTGTTCGGCGTTCCGCTTGGAGTCCGACTCGGCGATGGTCGCCTCTCGCACGACGTTCGCGATAGCCTTGCGGCCCGTCGCGTCGAGGTAGGCGACTTCGTCGCCGACGTGCAAGATCTTCAGGGTGTCAAGGTGGAGTCCGAGCTTCGCGAGGTCCTCCTCCGTCTCCCGCGCCAGGGCTTCCGCGAAGACCAGGCGGTCTTCGTTCACCTGCTCCGGGGTCAAGGTCGCGACGACGCCGCGCAAATGCCCCTCCAATGTCTCTTTCGCGACCCGACGGATCTCGCCCGGGTCGCGTCCGACGAACCTCTCCACCGCGTTCGAGAAGACCCGCTCGTCGCTGCTGATCTTTACGTTCGCGATCGCATCGATGTTCATCGGGATGCCGCCGCGCGAGTAGGCGTTGCGGACCGAGATGGGAACCTCCATCAAGGTCAGGCTCAGCCGGTCGATCTTGGTGAGGGCGGGGATCGCCCAGCAATAGCCGCCGATGATGGGGCGGTAACCGCGCCGGCGGCCGTCCATGCGGCTGCCGCTCATGAAGCCCGAAACGATGAGGGCTTCGTTGGGGCCGCAGATGCGCCGGAATGTCCGCGTGACGATGAGCACGGCCAGGGCCAAGCCCAGGACGACGAGGCCCGAGACGACCGCCCAGCCCACTGGGGCGGCGGTCCTTATCAGTTCCGGAAGGTCCATCTCTTTATTCTCCCAGGTATTCCGACTTGCGGGCGACCCGGGCTTGACCCCGTTCGATACCGACGATCAAGACTTCCTCGCCTTGTTCGACGTCCGACCCCGAGTCGCTGACGGCAATCATATCGATCAAGTCACCACGAATACTTGTCCTGACCTTGCCCGGTTGCGCGCCTCGGACGGCGACTGTCACGCGCCCGACCGAACCTAGAAAGTCGCCTTCGGCGATGCTGCTGTTGTTGTCAGGAGCGCCGAGCAGCCGGATCAGGTACGCCGCCGCCCAACCGATGCAGAGCCCGGTCACGCCCGCGATGGCCATGGTGGCCGGCTCCGTGCTCGCCTTGAGCAAGTTCAGAGCCACTCCGAGCACACCGAAGGACCCGATAAAATAGGTCCAAAACCGGAGCGAAAAGAAGGGTAGCCAGAAACTGCCCGCGCTGACCGCGTCGTGCGAGGCTCCGTGGCCGTGGAGAGGCGCGTCTGTTTCGGCCGTGTGGTCGAAGGCGCCTTCGACGTCGTGGCCCCCCGCGTCCGCTCCTGAGTCGAGGTGGCCATGGCCCAGGGCGCCGCCCAGGGCCGAGACCAGCACGAAGCCGCCCCCCAAGATCGCGCAGAAGATGTAAAGCGCCAACATGATCTTGCCAGTCTAGCAAGTACGGAGTTCGGCGGGGCTACGTTGGCGGCGGGTTCGCCACCGCCAAAGTCACAAGGTCGAGGTCGGGCTTAGACCATCGAGACCGACATCTCTTGCTCGATCCTTCCGTCGCGGATCTCGCTCAGGTAGGTTCGGTCGACGTCGGGTTGGTCAAGCATTCGGCGGAGGTAATCGACCAATTCTTCGGCCTCCGCGCGGGTTAACTCCAAATCGACGTCCCGCAAGCGGCGGCGCGTCTCAAAACAGGTGATCTTCATTCCTTCTCCGTGCGCTGGCTCTAGAGGTACGTCGGCGAACCGCGCAAGGGTTTCTAGGCCCGGGCGGGGCCTAGTCCACTAGGGGGGCTAAAGATCGGGACGAAGAGCCTGTCCCTTCGGGAAGGCTGTTATCGCCAAGGGCCGCTGAGAGGCATAGGCCGGGGGAAAGGCGTCCAGGTCGACCCCCGCCTCGGCTTGTTCGCGCCAAAGGTGGCGAGCGAGCCTCCCGCTGCCCATCAGGATTCCACCCCAGCGCTTGAGCGCCACCCACCGATTCGGGAACTGAAGCATCGTGCCGAGAAGGCTCCGTGCTGCTGCCGTCTCCCCGAACAAGGCGTACAGGGCAAAGAGGTTGATCGCGTTCTTGCCCTCTCCCGCTTCCCAGGGCAAGATCGCGCGCTCCCCGCGCCAGTTTTCCGAATCCTGCAGGATCGCCTCGCGGACGCGAACCTCTTCGAGCGCCTGGCGAGGGCTCATTCGATAGGTGTTCCTCGAGTGCTGTCGCCAGGAGGTGGCCCGTTCGGCCACGCAACAAAAGGGGCCGCGCATCGCCGCTTCCAGCAAGGCGACCCAGTCGCCGCTGTAGCGCAGGTCCGTGTGGAACCGCAACCCCTCGCGCCGGAACACGACGCTGCTGGCCAGGATCCGGTTTTCCGCGAGCAGGCAGGGAAGGGCGTCCTGCACGGCCTTCTGCGGCCAATCGGCGTGCACGTCCTCCTCCTGGATC carries:
- a CDS encoding NfeD family protein produces the protein MLALYIFCAILGGGFVLVSALGGALGHGHLDSGADAGGHDVEGAFDHTAETDAPLHGHGASHDAVSAGSFWLPFFSLRFWTYFIGSFGVLGVALNLLKASTEPATMAIAGVTGLCIGWAAAYLIRLLGAPDNNSSIAEGDFLGSVGRVTVAVRGAQPGKVRTSIRGDLIDMIAVSDSGSDVEQGEEVLIVGIERGQARVARKSEYLGE
- a CDS encoding glycosyltransferase family 2 protein; its protein translation is MTDGPRVSILIPSYNHAEYFRACLDSVRAQTFTDWEVVIVDDGSTDGSDLIACEYAFSDRRIRATSNESNLGTYGTEQRALGLARGDLVAILNSDDLWLPDKLALQVAALDANPGASACYTLGWMVDEHGAIQEEDVHADWPQKAVQDALPCLLAENRILASSVVFRREGLRFHTDLRYSGDWVALLEAAMRGPFCCVAERATSWRQHSRNTYRMSPRQALEEVRVREAILQDSENWRGERAILPWEAGEGKNAINLFALYALFGETAAARSLLGTMLQFPNRWVALKRWGGILMGSGRLARHLWREQAEAGVDLDAFPPAYASQRPLAITAFPKGQALRPDL